The sequence AGGCCGCCCAGGACCGACGCTTCCTAAGGCGTGCCGCGCTGCTGGGGCAGGCCCAGTGTACGAACTGTCTTACGTTCAGGCGCGAAGCTTGGCGGCTGCACCCGGCTTGAAGCGTGGGTAGGGTTGAATGATGGAATCGGCGGTAACTAACAGGGGGAAACGCGCATGACTGAACAACCAGACCCATCGCCAGCGGACACGACAGGCAAAGCCGCCAGTCCACCCGTCAATTCCAGGCCTGGCATGCCAGCCGCATCGCCGGAACCGGACGACCTGGACAGCCAGTCGGTGGCTGGCGAGGAAGACCCGGGCGCTTCACTGGAGATGTTCGGCGCGTCGGCGGGCCGCCCGGACAGCGGGCCGATTTCAGCGCCACGGGATGTTCTGAACCCGGGCGACGAAGCGCCCGCCGGAACGCCTGGCACCGGCGAAGGCATCTGCCGCGAATGCGGTGGCTCCGGCCGCGTCGGCGATGCGACATGCCCGTCCTGCAAGGGCAGCGGAAAGGTCATCGTCGGGATAGGCGGGGCTTGACGCAGGCCGCCGTCTGATCCACCACCGCATCACCTCATTACCTTTAAAGAGGAAATCCCATGAACGCAATCACCAAGGCCTTGGCGCCCAATGCAATCAACATGATCCGCATGGACCACGCCAGCGTGATGACCACCTTTCACCAGTACAAAGCCGCCAGCAAGCCGCACATCAAGCTCGGCTTGGTCAACACCACCTGCCTGGCGCTGGAAGTTCATGCGCAGCTTGAAGAAGAAATCTTCTATCCCGCCATTCGCGAAGCCACCGGCAGCGAAGTGGTCAGGAAGGCGCTTTCCGAGCATGCTGAAATGAAACGCCTGATTGCCGTGCTGCGCGGCATGGAGCCGGAGGACGCGCGCTACGACGACACCTACATGGAGCTGATGCGCGACGTGCTGCACCATGTGGCCGACGAGGAAACCCTGATACTGCCCGAGGCCGAGCGGCTGCTGCCGGAGCAGCTTGGCGAACTCGGCAGCAAGATGATGAAGCGCAGGCTGGAACTGGTGGCGCCCCGCACGGCGGACATCGCGGTGAACATGGCGCGCGCCATGCCCGGACCGTCGATTGCCATGCTGGCCGGCGCCACCATGGCCGGTGTGTTGCTGGGCCGGCGCTGGATACGCCACTGACGCCAGTTGCGCGGCGGGCTTTTTCAGAGGGAGGGAAGGTAGCCGGAGAATTTGTGTTTTGCCCCGATGGTGTGTACGCTAGCGCACATACCATTCGGTCTTGATTGCCTATACTCCGGTCCCTGCGAGATCGCTACCCCAGGTAGTAAATCAAGCCAGATCTGCCCTGGAAATCCTGATGCCTGTTAGCCACGACCCCTTACAAAACCAGTTACTTGCCGCGTTGCCGGATGCTGAATGGCAGCGCTGGCTGCCGCAACTCGAATTTGTCCAGATGCCCTTGGGCCAGGTGGTGTACGAATCAGGCAGCACGCTCAGCCATGTGTATTTTCCGACCACCGCCATCGTCTCGCTGCTCTACGTCATGGAAAACGGCGCATCGGCCGAAATCGCCGTGGTCGGCAACGAGGGCGTGGTGGGTATTTCCCTGTTTATGGGCGGCGAGTCAACGCCCAGCCGGGCGGTGGTGCAAAGCGCCGGCCAGGGCTTCAGGCTCAAGGCGCAGGCCATCAAGGAAGAGTTCAAGCGTGCGCCGGTGCTGCACCTGCTGCTGCGCTACACCCAGGCCCTGATCACGCAAATGGCGCAAACCGCGGTGTGCAACCGCCACCATTCGCTCGACCAGCAACTGTGCCGCTGGCTGCTGCTCAGCCTGGACCGCTTGCAGGGCAATGAACTGGTGATGACGCAGGAGCTGATTGCCAACATGCTCGGCGTGCGCCGCGAAGGCGTGACCGAAGGCGCGCTCAGTTTGCAAAAAGCCGGACTGATCAGCTATTCGCGCGGCCGCATCACGGTGCTCGACCGCCCGGGGCTGGAAAAACGCACTTGCGAATGCTATGCCGTGGTCAAGAAGGAATATGACCGGCTGCTTCCGGACAAGCTTGCGGCCTAGGCGCGTTGCCGACCCCGGGCCTGAAGCCATCTTTGGCATGGCTCCAGGCCAGCCCGTTCACGCATCGCGGGCGTGGTGCATACTCAGCCACTCCGAATCGACCTGTATCTGACAGCTGCGCGGCTTTGAACTTGCCCCTTCCCCGGAAGGGTTTGCAACACCCCCGAAAGCCCGCATGAATGCCGCCGAAAACCACCTGATTGAATTACTTCCCGCCCAGGATCGCGAACGCCTTCTGGCCATTTGCGAGCCGGTCGAACTGGTGCTTTCAGAAGTCCTGTGCGAACCCGGCAAACCGACCCGCCATGTCTATTTCCCGACGCGCGGATATATCTCCCTGGTGGCGCTGGTGGACGGCACCCCGGGTGTGGAAGTCGGCATGGTGGGCCGTGAAGGCATGCTGGGCGCGCAGCTGGCGCTGGGCGTGGTCACTGCGCCGCTGCATGCGCTGGTGCAGGGCTCGGGCATGGCCTGGCGCATCGCTACCGTTCCCTTCAAGCGCGAACTGGCGCGCAGTCCGGCGCTGCGGCGCGGCCTGCACCGTTACCTCTATGTGCTCATGGTCCAGCAGGCCACCTCGGCGGCCTGCCTGCGGTTTCACCTGATCGGCCCGCGCCTGGCGCGCTGGCTGCTGATGAGCCAGGACCGCGCCCATTGCGACAGCTTTCACCTGACGCACGAGTTTCTTGCCTACATGCTGGGGATGCGCCGCGTCGGCGTCACGGCGGCTGCCAGTGCGCTGCAGCGCAGCGGGCTGATCCAATACCACCGGGGCGAAATCCGGGTGCTCGACCGCAGCGGACTTGAAGCTGCCGCGTGCAGTTGCTATGCCACGAGCCAGCAAACCTACAACGACTTGCTGTGGCCAGGCGAAACTCATCAAGCTATGTGCGGTAACGAACGGACAGCAGAACCTTAAACAGTTACAAGTCTTTAAAGCGCCTGAGGAATCCCTGGTCGATTGCCTGAAGCAAGGCCGTCGGGGGAGGTGGTCGTCGCAATCACTGTTAACTGAGACTTCATGAATCAATCAATGCACCAGACTCCTGAGGCCAGCAGCCTGTTGCCAGGCCATGCAGGACACAGGTTCGGCCAGATGGACATTGGGCGTGAG comes from Polaromonas naphthalenivorans CJ2 and encodes:
- a CDS encoding Crp/Fnr family transcriptional regulator; its protein translation is MPVSHDPLQNQLLAALPDAEWQRWLPQLEFVQMPLGQVVYESGSTLSHVYFPTTAIVSLLYVMENGASAEIAVVGNEGVVGISLFMGGESTPSRAVVQSAGQGFRLKAQAIKEEFKRAPVLHLLLRYTQALITQMAQTAVCNRHHSLDQQLCRWLLLSLDRLQGNELVMTQELIANMLGVRREGVTEGALSLQKAGLISYSRGRITVLDRPGLEKRTCECYAVVKKEYDRLLPDKLAA
- a CDS encoding hemerythrin domain-containing protein → MNAITKALAPNAINMIRMDHASVMTTFHQYKAASKPHIKLGLVNTTCLALEVHAQLEEEIFYPAIREATGSEVVRKALSEHAEMKRLIAVLRGMEPEDARYDDTYMELMRDVLHHVADEETLILPEAERLLPEQLGELGSKMMKRRLELVAPRTADIAVNMARAMPGPSIAMLAGATMAGVLLGRRWIRH
- a CDS encoding Crp/Fnr family transcriptional regulator, which produces MNAAENHLIELLPAQDRERLLAICEPVELVLSEVLCEPGKPTRHVYFPTRGYISLVALVDGTPGVEVGMVGREGMLGAQLALGVVTAPLHALVQGSGMAWRIATVPFKRELARSPALRRGLHRYLYVLMVQQATSAACLRFHLIGPRLARWLLMSQDRAHCDSFHLTHEFLAYMLGMRRVGVTAAASALQRSGLIQYHRGEIRVLDRSGLEAAACSCYATSQQTYNDLLWPGETHQAMCGNERTAEP